tgaagatggacacaatacctttatttatctttatgtggtgctgaggatcaaacctagtgcctcacacatgctaggtgaacgctctaccagAGTTACAGTCTCAGCCCCCTcatgtttagttttttatttggAACAATTAAGGCAGAGATCACATTCTAAAACTTGTAATGTCTTCATAATAAAAGTGAAACTACatttagtttaatatttttaaacctaagatcttaaaaaatgcataatttttaaattccaaatttaCCTGGTTGCATGAATAGTCTGCCAGGTCTTCTAAAAATCTTCAGtgacttacattttattttagatgCATACCCAGTTTTTAACCTATAATAAAAGAAAGTATCTGAATTGGAGCCAACAAAGTGAACAGCTGCTTAATGCACATGGAAATctacacaaattattttttttagctacTAGAATTACCAGAGACCGCTTAAGTCCCTAAATACTCCTGTGATTTATTAATCCTGAAATGCAAAGTTAATTATAGAAGTGCAGTTTGAATATTGGGGCTTTCTaatctcttttttcctcctttttttttttttttgttttttgttttttgttttgaaatactcTCCAGTGCAGAAGCAACCATAACTCTCCTTTTgcaagtatttgtatttttttaaatttgaatggaAACATATTGAAATGATCTGTCTGATCAAGTTTTTTACAATTCCACAAAACATGTTCTTAAAAAAGTGGCTATTTCAATCAACTCAGTAAAGAGAAAGATCCTTTTGTGCTTTCTGTCCACCTAGTCTGAGTTTAGTAAAGTGAACATACTAGGGAACACAAACTAGTGAGCTACCCTTCAGATAAATTTGGGCACATTCTCTCCCACTTAAACCTCAAGAAACAGACCCTTCTTTGTTTCTCACTGGTCGCCAAAGGGAATGATGTATGATCATTTCAGGTGCAGATATGGCTGCAATGTTAGAAGACTCCTCCCTCTCCAGTTGGTGTCGCCATATAGTGCAGGAGTAATGCTGTTTCTGTGAGTAAGGAGAGCAGAGGCGGCTCTTATGATGAGTGAGGACACCTGTCATATAAATCACCACAGTTAGATGGCCCTCTCACTTCTTGAACTAGTGAGACACCAACTGGAGGTGTACCTGCCTGGCTTTTGTAAGCTGCGCTGAATCACATACATGTACTGCCTCTTCATCAAGGTCCTCAGGTAGTTTACATTATAGATCTTAGCAATGCTGCACAGATAACGCTTCTGGCCTATGGTGAGGTCTGGAtgctaaaagaataaaagatttatGATCAGCATTATAGAACAGAAGTTGACAGTCTCCCTTATGTGAAAGAGTGGATGTTTAGGAGAGCTGTGCCATTTGTACATTTGACTTAAACAAATTAAACTATGTTAATGtggccaaaagaaaaagaaatggccaTTTAAAGAGTGCAAGTGGGGGCTGGGGTCCTATTTCcggggtagagtacttgcctggcatgagtgaggctgggtttgattctcagcaccacatataaataagtaaaataaaggtccattgacaattttaaaaattaaaaaaaaagtgcaagtgagctggggattagctcagttggtagagttcttgctgccctgggttcaaaccccagcaacacacacacacacacacacacacacacacacacacatgaataaaGAATGCAAGTAATTTTGACATTCCACTCAAGTAATCCAGATGTCCTTTGAGTTTTGAGTATCCCCTGCCCTAGAGGAATAAGGGAGTGAATCTG
This is a stretch of genomic DNA from Ictidomys tridecemlineatus isolate mIctTri1 chromosome 2, mIctTri1.hap1, whole genome shotgun sequence. It encodes these proteins:
- the Fam216a gene encoding protein FAM216A isoform X1 produces the protein MPGRGLGSDWTECSNSAKPPAVPGTGGGGSGSAGLYYQNSKGTVRIKDGHRVNSHIAKLQELWKTPQIQTIHIPKSMKDASFLKHPDLTIGQKRYLCSIAKIYNVNYLRTLMKRQYMYVIQRSLQKPGVLTHHKSRLCSPYSQKQHYSCTIWRHQLEREESSNIAAISAPEMIIHHSLWRPVRNKEGLKTGYASKIKCKSLKIFRRPGRLFMQPVSSNDSESYMNEEKKEEDLLNKCMQSMSIEERGEHLMLT
- the Fam216a gene encoding protein FAM216A isoform X2, which gives rise to MPGRGLGSDWTECSNSAKPPAVPGTGGGGSGSAGLYYQNSKVRIKDGHRVNSHIAKLQELWKTPQIQTIHIPKSMKDASFLKHPDLTIGQKRYLCSIAKIYNVNYLRTLMKRQYMYVIQRSLQKPGVLTHHKSRLCSPYSQKQHYSCTIWRHQLEREESSNIAAISAPEMIIHHSLWRPVRNKEGLKTGYASKIKCKSLKIFRRPGRLFMQPVSSNDSESYMNEEKKEEDLLNKCMQSMSIEERGEHLMLT